One genomic region from Diabrotica undecimpunctata isolate CICGRU chromosome 9, icDiaUnde3, whole genome shotgun sequence encodes:
- the LOC140449481 gene encoding uncharacterized protein isoform X2 produces MKSELSTEVDVDIKDVEDVKKDAHKDDSGFSLINNKMETTNTSPKHPYYKQQQISQHDEETILNKRVKLQIGQKHYKCEICFKTFTSSTKLKVHFQIHTGEKPYKCEICFKGFTKTNDLKKHLRIHTGEKPYKCEICFKTFTSSNNLKVHLRTHTGEKPYKCEICFKAFTAVSSVKAHLRTHTGDRPYKCEICLKHYSQRGYLITHQKEHSGEKPYKCEICLMKFSVAGRLKSHLRAHTGEKPYKCEICFKTFTASNSLKVHLRTHTGEKPYRCEICFKTFISSSKLKGHFRVHTGEKPYKCEICFKAFTKTNDLKKHFRIHTGEKPYKCEICFKTFTASYSLKLHFQIHTGEKSYKCEICFKAFTMSNNLKKHLRTHTGEKPYKCETCFKTFTFSNNLTLHLRTHTGEKPYKCEICFKTFTVSESLKKHFRIHTGEKPYKCEICFLPFSQRGNLITHKKVHTG; encoded by the coding sequence gtttttctctaatcaacaataaaatggaaactacAAACACATCACCTAAACATCCATACtacaaacaacaacaaataaGTCAACATGATGAAGAAACCATATTAAACAAAAGAGTAAAACTTCAGATTGGACAAAAacattacaagtgtgaaatttgctttaaaacatTTACTTCATCAACTAAATTGAAAGTACATTTTCAAATACATACGggggaaaagccttacaagtgtgaaatttgctttaagggatttactaaaacaaatgatttgaaaaagcatttgcgaatacatactggggaaaaaccttataagtgtgaaatttgctttaaaacatTTACTTCATCAAACAATTTGAAAGTtcatttgcgaacacatactggggaaaaaccttacaagtgtgaaatttgctttaaggcaTTTACTGCAGTAAGTAGTGTGAAAGCGCATTTACGAACACATACTGGGGATagaccttacaagtgtgaaatttgtcttaagcaTTATTCGCAGCGAGGTTATTTGATAACACATCAAAAAGAACACAGTggtgaaaaaccttacaagtgtgaaatttgtcttatGAAATTTAGTGTAGCAGGCCGTTTGAAAAGTCATTTGCGagcacatactggggaaaaaccttataagtgtgaaatttgctttaaaacgTTTACTGCATCAAATAGTTTGAAAGTacatttgcgaacacatactggggaaaaaccttacaggtgtgaaatttgctttaaaacatttatttcatcATCTAAATTGAAAGGACATTTTCGAGTACATACGggggaaaagccttacaagtgtgaaatttgctttaaggcaTTTACTAAAACAAATGATTTGAAAAAGCATTTCCGaatacatactggggaaaaaccttataagtgtgaaatttgctttaaaacgTTTACTGCATCATATAGTTTGAAATTACATTTTCAAATACATACGGGGGAAAagtcttacaagtgtgaaatttgctttaaggcaTTTACTAtgtcaaataatttgaaaaagcatttgcgaacacatactggggaaaaaccttacaagtgtgaaacttgCTTTAAAACATTTACGTTTTCAAACAATTTGACATTACATTTacgaacacatactggggaaaaaccttacaagtgtgaaatttgctttaaaacatTTACTGTATCAGAGAGTTTGAAAAAACATTTTCGaatacatactggggaaaaaccttacaagtgtgaaatttgttttttgcCGTTTTCTCAACGAGGCAATTTGATAACGCATAAGAAAGTGCATACTGGgtaa
- the LOC140449482 gene encoding uncharacterized protein isoform X1, whose product MDIKEEIKKELGESDNGFSSADIRYMQSELSTEVDIIDVEDVKKETQDDTEFSLINNKMETTNTLPKHPYHKQQQISQHDEESILNKSVNVQITEKHYKCEICLRQFYRQCHLITHKKVHTREKPYECEVCFKTFTIAGNLKKHLRIHTGEKPYECEICLKTFTTADNLKRHLRTHSGEKPYECEICLKTFTAANNLKKHLPTHTGEKPYECEICLKTFTAANNLKKHLRIHTGEKPYKCEICVKTFTTADSLKIHVRIHTGEKPYKCEICLRQFGQQSCLIMHKKVHTGEKRYKCKICFKTFTATNSLKMHWRTHTGEKPYKCEICFKTFTAANRLKIHLRTHTGEKPYECEICLKTFTAANNLKKHLRTHTGEKRYKCKICFKTFTATNSLKMHWRTHTGEKPYKCEICFKTFTAANRLKIHLRTHTGEKPYECEICLKTFTAANNLKKHLRTHTGEKPYECEICLKTFTAANNLKKHLRIHTGEKPYKCEICFKTFATGTNLKMHLRMHTGANP is encoded by the exons ATggatattaaggaagaaattaagAAAGAACTTGGGGAATCTGATAATGGATTCAGTAGTGCAGACATACGATATATGCAGAGTGAGTTATCCACAGAAGTAGATATAATAGATGTTGAAGATGttaaaaaggaaacacaagatgATACAG agTTTTCCCTAATCaacaataaaatggaaactacAAACACATTACCTAAACATCCATACcacaaacaacaacaaataaGTCAACATGACGAAGAAAGCATATTAAACAAAAGTGTAAATGTCCAGATTACAGAAAAacattacaagtgtgaaatttgtcttagGCAGTTTTATCGGCAATGCCATTTGATAACGCATAAGAAAGTACACACTAGAGAAAAACCTTACGAGTGTGAAGTTTGCTTTAAGACATTCACTAtagcaggtaatttgaaaaagcatttgcgaatacatactggggaaaaaccttacgagtgtgaaatttgcttgaaGACATTTACTACAGCAGAtaatttgaaaaggcatttgcGAACACattctggggaaaaaccttacgagtgtgaaatttgcttgaaGACATTTACTGCagcaaataatttgaaaaagcatttgccaacacatactggggaaaaaccttacgagtgtgaaatttgcttgaaGACATTTACTGCagcaaataatttgaaaaagcatttgcgaATACATACTGGGgagaaaccttacaagtgtgaaatttgtgtTAAGACATTTACTACAGCAGATAGTTTAAAAATACATGTGCGaatacatactggggaaaaaccgtataagtgtgaaatttgtctgAGACAGTTTGGTCAGCAAAGCTGTTTGATAATGCATAAGaaagtacacactggagaaaaacgttataagtgtaaaatttgttttaaaacgtTTACTGCGACAAATAGCTTGAAAATGCATTGGCGAacacatactggtgaaaaaccgtataagtgtgaaatttgttttaaaacgtTTACTGCGGCAAATcgtttgaaaatacatttgcgaacacatactggggaaaaaccttacgagtgtgaaatttgtttgaagacATTTACTGCagcaaataatttgaaaaagcatttgcgaacacatactggagaaaaacgttataagtgtaaaatttgttttaaaacgtTTACTGCGACAAATAGCTTGAAAATGCATTGGCGAacacatactggtgaaaaaccatataagtgtgaaatttgttttaaaacgtTTACTGCGGCAAATcgtttgaaaatacatttgcgaacacatactggggaaaaaccttacgagtgtgaaatttgtttgaagacATTTACTGCagcaaataatttgaaaaagcatttgcgaacacatactggggaaaaaccttacgagtgtgaaatttgcttgaaGACATTTACTGCagcaaataatttgaaaaagcatttgcgaatacatactggggaaaaaccttacaagtgtgaaatttgctttaaaacatTTGCTACAGGAACTAATTTGAAAATGCATTTGCGAATGCATACTGGAGCAAATCCTTAA
- the LOC140449482 gene encoding uncharacterized protein isoform X2, translating to MDIKEEIKKELGESDNGFSSADIRYMQSELSTEVDIIDVEDVKKETQDDTGFSLITNKMETKNTPPKHPYHKQQQISQHDEESILNKSVKVKITEKHYKCEICLRQFYRQIHLITHKKVHTREKPYKCEVCFKTFTIAGDLEKHLRTHTGEKPYKCEICFKMFTTANNLKMHLGTHTGEKPYKCEICLKTFTTADNLKKHLRTHTGEKPYKCEICLKTFTITDTLKKHLCTPTGEKPYKCEICFKMFTTANQLKMHLRTHTGEKPYKCEICLKTFSTADNLKKHLRTHTGEKPYNCEICFKTYTAANSLKIHLRTHTREKPYKCEICFKMFTTANNLKIHLRTHTGEKPYKCEICFKMFTTANQLKMHLRTHTGEKPYNCEICLKTFTTAGDLKMHLRTHTGEKPYKCEICFKTYTAANSLKIHLRTHTREKPYKCEICYKMFTTANNLKMHLLTHTGEKPYKCKICFKTYTAANSLKTHLRTHTGEKP from the exons ATggatattaaggaagaaattaagAAAGAACTTGGGGAATCTGATAATGGATTCAGTAGTGCAGACATACGATATATGCAGAGTGAGTTATCCACAGAAGTAGATATAATAGATGTTGAAGATGttaaaaaggaaacacaagatgATACAG GGTTTTCTCTAATCACcaataaaatggaaactaaaaACACACCACCTAAACATCCATATcacaaacaacaacaaataaGTCAACATGATGAAGAAAGCATATTAAACAAAAGTGTAAAAGTTAAGATTACAGAAAAacattacaagtgtgaaatttgtcttagGCAGTTTTATCGGCAAATCCATTTGATAACGCATAAGAAAGTACACActagagaaaaaccttacaagtgtgaagttTGCTTTAAGACATTCACTATAGCAGGTGATTTGGAAAagcatttgcgaacacatactggggaaaaaccgtacaagtgtgaaatttgctttaaaatgtttactacagcaaataatttgaaaatgcatttgggaacacatactggggaaaaaccttacaagtgtgaaatttgcttgaaAACATTTACTACagcagataatttaaaaaagcatttgcgaacacatactggggaaaaaccttacaagtgtgaaatttgcttaaAGACATTTACTATAACAGatactttgaaaaagcatttgtgTACACCTACTGGGgaaaaaccgtacaagtgtgaaatttgctttaaaatgtTTACTACAGCAAATCAATTGAAAATGCATTTacgaacacatactggggaaaaaccttacaagtgtgaaatttgcttgaaGACATTTAGTACAGCAGAtaatttgaaaaagcatttgcgaacacatactggcgaaaaaccttacaattgtgaaatttgttttaaaacataTACTGCCgcaaatagtttaaaaatacatttgcgaacacatactaGGGAGaaaccgtacaagtgtgaaatttgctttaaaatgtttactacagcaaataatttgaaaatacatttacgaacacatactggggaaaaaccgtacaagtgtgaaatttgctttaaaatgtTTACTACAGCAAATCAATTGAAAATGCATTTacgaacacatactggggaaaaaccttacaactGTGAAATTTGCTTGAAGACATTTACTACAGCAGGTGATTTGAAAATGCATTTacgaacacatactggggaaaaaccttacaagtgtgaaatttgttttaaaacataTACTGCCgcaaatagtttaaaaatacatttgcgaacacatactaGGGAGAAAccatacaaatgtgaaatttgctataaaatgtttactacagcaaataatttgaaaatgcatttactaacacatactggggaaaaaccttacaagtgtaaaatttgttttaaaacataTACTGCCGCAAAtagtttgaaaacacatttgcgaacacatactggggagAAACCAtaa